CAAAGCTGAATGATTCAAGCGAAGGAGGAAGTCCCTGGGGGCCAACTTGTTCCAGCACAACACAATCATCTAGGATCAGTGTTTTGAGGCTACTGGCACCACATAGGCTTGGCAAAACTTGTATCATAGTATTCTTAGACAGGTCAAGGATCTCCAGCTTCAGCATGTCAGCAAACTCATCTATTTCCCCTTTGTTACCCCAAGGGTGTGTAGGCTCAATTACTCGAAGCTTTCGAAGGTTCTTCAATCGCCGCCATGCAAAATTTCTGCGCCAAATCCTTCCCTTGTTTATATGTACCTCCCTAATGTTCATTGCCATTTGCTGCTCTCTTGTACTCTCTGTAGGGAAAGGCAGCTCCCAATCTATGTAGCATATGTCTAATACCCATAGCCTCTGAAAAAACTCCAGTGCTGAACTAGTGTTGCTCTTATCCTCTCCAGCTTCTTGTGTCCGATGATCTTGGCATTTATCCAGGCCAAGAAATCTTAAGTTGTGGCAGCAATGGAAAGGAGGTGACGAAAAGTTGAAGGCACAGTTGCACAATCTCAGTACTTGGACTTTGTTTGCTTGATGGAACATGTCATCCGGTAACAATACCACACTTTGGAATGCAATGAACAAGGACGTTGTTTCTAGAGTTGGTTTGTCCTTCATGTCAGACTCCTGGGTGACCAAAACCCATCGATTTGGGGGAGTATCCAAATAATGACCAAAACCAGGCACTCTGTTGGATGAGTAGTCCTCTAGACGTATCTCCTGATGCAGAGCAGCTGCAAGCTCCCATGCTTGGTCCTCCTGTAGGCtacctcctcctttttcttcttgtaCTGTTATTATTCCATCGCAAACCCAATAGTTGCAGGCATGGGTTGCCCAGTTGTAGTCCATGATGTGGCCACCCCTATAATTCAGAGACAATAGATACAAGCAACATTCTGCAGCTTTGGTGCCATCAAGGTGGAGCTCACCTGAGTATTgagtgatttcttcagcttctcTTGGTAATAAATCATTCAAACTTTCAAATGAATAAAAATGATAATAATAATGACTATAAATATTGAGGTGTGAACTGTCCACATTATCTGCAATTTTTGGATTGAGCCGTAGCCTTCCTCTGAAGGTCCAAAGCACTTTATTATCAGACCAATCGTATAGGGGGAAGCCAAGTTTGCTTGTATCAACTGTGTCGTCACTCCCATTATGAAAAATCAACAAACAACTGAGGTCCTTGATGGTTTGATAGATCTCCTTTCCGATATCTGTTACCTCTGCTCTGGAGCTTTCTTCAACCCCGCTGAAATCATCCTCCTCATCCTGCCTATCAAACAAATCCATTACATGCTGAGGAAGCTTGAGTTGATCAGCGATCGCTCTTTGCAGTTGCCTTCGTTTCTTCCATCTCGAGCAGTCAACATGGATAATCCTGTCAAATTTCTTCCTCAGAGATGGCGCTGGATTTTCTGCTATCGCTCTGAGCACCGCAGACGCACCCAGTCCATCCCATCCGTCAAAGTAGATGGACTTATGTGCAGCACTGCTGGTATCCTCCAAGTAAGGGATTAGTGATTCTACCGCCGCCTCAACACTAGTCGCATCAATGCGCTGCATTATATGCCGATTGATTAGTTGATGTCAC
This window of the Oryza sativa Japonica Group chromosome 4, ASM3414082v1 genome carries:
- the LOC4335049 gene encoding uncharacterized protein, which translates into the protein MRRERIDATSVEAAVESLIPYLEDTSSAAHKSIYFDGWDGLGASAVLRAIAENPAPSLRKKFDRIIHVDCSRWKKRRQLQRAIADQLKLPQHVMDLFDRQDEEDDFSGVEESSRAEVTDIGKEIYQTIKDLSCLLIFHNGSDDTVDTSKLGFPLYDWSDNKVLWTFRGRLRLNPKIADNVDSSHLNIYSHYYYHFYSFESLNDLLPREAEEITQYSGELHLDGTKAAECCLYLLSLNYRGGHIMDYNWATHACNYWVCDGIITVQEEKGGGSLQEDQAWELAAALHQEIRLEDYSSNRVPGFGHYLDTPPNRWVLVTQESDMKDKPTLETTSLFIAFQSVVLLPDDMFHQANKVQVLRLCNCAFNFSSPPFHCCHNLRFLGLDKCQDHRTQEAGEDKSNTSSALEFFQRLWVLDICYIDWELPFPTESTREQQMAMNIREVHINKGRIWRRNFAWRRLKNLRKLRVIEPTHPWGNKGEIDEFADMLKLEILDLSKNTMIQVLPSLCGASSLKTLILDDCVVLEQVGPQGLPPSLESFSFASREGNKAKISSISLAGCSSLVNFTLRGPLQNLRGLDLSGTMIKMLDLRDVQDSCIGQIILLRCEKLCTILWPEKGFPNLSMLHIDSLVCHVETEQQQAYATVMDLRFVQSLVLRSNNKFCWNCNKTHINICISSTPKDATPKKKTMSYYSAQKVVGSPLHMPIVTTIQPVVCYKDVNLAMISAIELEGSSAPRHEPLDIHVEIGEGISYANVVSEQALSAVSFMMNKAKSLHVHDNFSITSVNPKHVILTEDKEITWYCLKRCHIERCHKLNTVFSTDYIKYRFQTLEAFSAAELMMANCIWSRGRTFPGWNSNMFAKLRSIHLHYCPRLTFVLPLSWPTPYSHLPSLETLHIVYCSELRQIFPVEAVALREQPRGVLRFPKLKHIHLHDVPKLHQICEISRMVAPVLETIRVRGCWALKRIPAINGRPIVDCEKDWWEKLEWEGMNVGHDPSLFEPRHSMYYKKALPRCSLLR